A single region of the Rhizophagus irregularis chromosome 27, complete sequence genome encodes:
- a CDS encoding uncharacterized protein (SECRETED:cutsite_TQS-TP; SECRETED:prob_0.8285); SECRETED:SignalP(1-24): protein MSKTSFIIAIFALVSLIFVGLTQSTPLVPLEKRFSGTGAVAYCDFGDKVTGRFTWTNIPGNKCRVMGQFNTGLESPDVNEYSFFLEDDKETKVHDLTEEIASQIHINPPGASPFQCDFPFSLTSVKDVTGLCFVVKHKGTTLSKGIIVGV, encoded by the coding sequence ATGTCGAAAACCTCCTTCATTATTGCTATTTTTGCTTTGGTTAGTTTGATCTTTGTAGGATTAACTCAATCCACTCCATTGGTTCCATTAGAAAAACGATTCTCTGGAACTGGAGCCGTCGCTTACTGTGATTTCGGTGATAAGGTCACTGGACGATTTACCTGGACTAATATTCCTGGAAACAAATGTCGGGTTATGGGACAATTTAATACTGGTTTGGAAAGTCCTGACGTCAATGAATATTCATTCTTCTTGGAAGATGACAAAGAAACTAAAGTCCATGATCTTACCGAAGAAATTGCTTCCCAAATCCATATTAACCCACCAGGTGCTTCTCCTTTCCAATGTGATTTCCCTTTCTCATTAACATCCGTTAAAGATGTTACAGGTTTATGTTTTGTTGTTAAACATAAGGG